From the genome of Paludisphaera rhizosphaerae, one region includes:
- a CDS encoding sigma-70 family RNA polymerase sigma factor, with the protein MADGPIELLSRARAGETEALGELCALYRNYLRMVVRTGLGPRLRERLELSDVVQEALVEVVRQFPQFTGQNEAALVGWLRRLVGQKLADLGRYHSRTKRAGGVAAVPLDAPWEGAGGDDGIRPGAGRLLDVLALSQTSPSEVVSRRELIVLLADALAALPTEEADVLWLYHAEGLSFEAIGDRMGLTRKSVRGVWARGLKRLKRSLEGPPGGSLRYDDGSTG; encoded by the coding sequence ATGGCCGACGGCCCGATCGAGTTGCTTTCCAGGGCCCGCGCCGGGGAGACCGAGGCGCTCGGGGAACTCTGCGCACTGTACCGGAACTACCTGCGAATGGTCGTTCGGACCGGCCTGGGGCCCCGGCTGCGCGAGCGGTTGGAACTGTCGGACGTGGTCCAGGAGGCTTTGGTCGAGGTCGTTCGCCAGTTTCCCCAGTTCACCGGCCAGAATGAGGCCGCGCTGGTGGGTTGGCTGCGGCGGCTGGTCGGGCAGAAGCTCGCCGATCTGGGACGGTATCACAGCCGGACCAAGCGGGCCGGCGGAGTTGCCGCCGTCCCGCTCGACGCCCCCTGGGAAGGGGCCGGCGGCGACGACGGGATCCGTCCCGGCGCGGGGAGGCTGCTCGACGTTCTGGCCCTGAGCCAGACCAGCCCCAGCGAGGTCGTCAGCCGTCGCGAGTTGATCGTCCTGCTGGCCGACGCCCTGGCCGCCCTGCCGACCGAGGAGGCTGACGTTCTCTGGCTCTACCACGCCGAGGGCCTCTCGTTCGAGGCGATCGGCGATCGAATGGGCCTGACTCGCAAGTCGGTCCGCGGCGTCTGGGCCCGCGGCCTCAAACGACTGAAACGCTCGCTCGAAGGCCCTCCCGGCGGCTCCCTGAGGTACGACGATGGCTCCACAGGCTGA